One stretch of Leptospira mtsangambouensis DNA includes these proteins:
- a CDS encoding transposase: MVNWFGNLLKNVIILIPFLLTFQCLTLPPSVSLGEPNIQKKDLGIAVLDKVKVLNVDENYRKDTEDGLTLNLHSHLKQGRYFENIYLFNEEIPKNVEFERLQFEFTSYSHKRRIYEGYFPFAFLTLTLYIWFGGTIGIDSMDYDCRLIVRDMKNQVVYEVQKKEVSEKSVNFYSSEYMLPKSEEARTKLISDIMEHYKKRRVK, translated from the coding sequence ATGGTTAATTGGTTTGGTAATCTTTTGAAAAATGTAATAATTTTAATACCGTTTCTTCTCACCTTTCAATGTTTGACATTGCCTCCTTCGGTATCGTTAGGAGAACCAAATATTCAAAAAAAAGACTTAGGCATTGCCGTATTGGATAAAGTCAAGGTATTGAATGTTGATGAAAATTATCGAAAAGATACAGAGGATGGTTTAACATTAAATCTACACTCACATCTAAAACAAGGTAGATACTTTGAAAATATTTATCTTTTTAATGAAGAAATTCCAAAGAATGTTGAGTTTGAAAGGTTACAATTTGAATTTACTTCTTACTCACATAAAAGAAGAATTTACGAGGGATATTTCCCATTTGCATTTTTGACACTAACACTTTATATCTGGTTCGGTGGAACTATCGGTATTGATTCCATGGATTATGATTGTCGATTAATTGTGAGAGATATGAAAAACCAGGTTGTTTATGAAGTTCAAAAAAAAGAAGTATCTGAAAAAAGTGTCAACTTCTATTCTTCTGAATACATGCTCCCAAAAAGCGAAGAAGCCAGAACAAAACTAATTTCTGATATAATGGAACATTATAAAAAAAGAAGAGTAAAGTAA
- a CDS encoding tetratricopeptide repeat protein, with translation MPEETDYLSYMNKGNYAMALNLLDQALLQNPEDPVLLYNFALCCFQTKNFKKSIQVLDRILSEYPGFIELDNVYRLKVFALVELKDWETAESIIKERLQVAVDDAKLLSFLAHVYEYTHRLEEAIDIHRRILRHTPDYKNSLNSLGYLLALKKKINTEERSEAIRSLKKALELDPNNPAYLDSFGYFLQTIGKPEEAWKAYRKALQKNPNHPILLERLKNLKK, from the coding sequence ATGCCTGAAGAAACAGATTACCTCAGCTATATGAACAAAGGCAATTATGCCATGGCACTGAACCTTTTGGACCAGGCATTACTCCAAAATCCAGAAGATCCCGTCCTTTTGTATAATTTTGCCTTATGTTGTTTCCAGACTAAAAACTTTAAAAAATCGATTCAGGTTTTGGATCGGATTCTCAGCGAATATCCTGGGTTCATTGAACTGGATAATGTGTACCGTCTAAAAGTATTTGCCCTTGTGGAATTAAAGGATTGGGAGACAGCCGAATCCATCATCAAAGAAAGATTGCAAGTGGCAGTGGATGACGCAAAACTTTTGTCTTTTTTGGCCCATGTTTATGAATACACACACCGGTTGGAAGAAGCCATCGATATCCATAGAAGGATTTTAAGGCATACTCCCGATTACAAAAACAGTCTGAACTCTCTTGGATACCTTCTTGCTTTGAAAAAAAAGATAAACACCGAAGAACGTTCGGAAGCCATCCGGTCTTTAAAAAAAGCTTTGGAACTCGATCCCAACAATCCGGCCTATTTGGATTCCTTTGGTTATTTCCTGCAAACCATTGGAAAACCAGAGGAAGCTTGGAAAGCCTATCGCAAAGCTCTACAAAAGAACCCAAACCATCCCATCCTCTTAGAAAGATTGAAGAACCTAAAGAAATAA
- a CDS encoding tyrosine-type recombinase/integrase yields the protein MIKLRYSSQDNRFHLRFRFSEIFLSIAKSIPKGCYHPANRTWSYPNDPIIIKQLLNAFEQHDIRISPREIPKQCGILEDYFKATRDRNFTFCTTKTYYSHLFRLLVFTEKLPSNIRILDLENYLDHLVTERKTKAASIRSSRQAFIFYFREVRKQFTHLKFPRMKVESKLPEVLSAEETRAIFEALPNIKHKMLLLISYSSGLRVSEVIHLKITDIDLKRNMVRVNQGKGKKDRYTVLATTLIEELKEYLKTREYNLLLKQSYNEVKANPWLFPGMKNRPLNIRTAESIFTNAAQKAKIKKKVSFHSLRHAFATHLLELGTDLRMIQTLLGHTSVRTTQIYTKVARSRLENIASPLDRIPAITEKNKHNSDKQNEY from the coding sequence ATGATCAAACTTCGTTATTCCTCCCAAGACAATCGTTTTCATTTACGATTTCGATTTTCGGAAATATTTCTTTCGATTGCAAAATCGATTCCAAAAGGTTGTTACCATCCAGCAAATCGAACTTGGTCTTACCCCAATGATCCAATCATCATAAAACAACTATTAAATGCTTTTGAGCAACATGATATCCGAATTTCACCAAGAGAAATTCCGAAACAATGTGGAATCTTAGAAGACTATTTCAAAGCAACGAGGGACAGAAATTTCACCTTCTGCACTACCAAAACATATTACTCTCATCTATTTCGATTGTTAGTTTTTACAGAAAAACTTCCTTCAAATATAAGAATCTTAGACTTGGAAAATTATTTGGATCATCTGGTAACAGAACGCAAAACCAAGGCGGCAAGTATTCGATCATCCAGACAAGCTTTTATCTTTTATTTTCGAGAGGTAAGAAAACAGTTCACTCATTTAAAATTTCCGCGGATGAAAGTGGAATCCAAACTACCAGAAGTTTTGTCGGCAGAAGAAACAAGGGCCATCTTCGAAGCACTTCCCAACATCAAACATAAAATGTTACTACTCATTAGTTATTCCTCTGGATTACGGGTGAGCGAAGTGATTCATTTAAAAATAACGGATATAGATCTAAAAAGAAATATGGTTCGTGTGAACCAAGGCAAAGGCAAAAAAGATAGATATACTGTTCTTGCGACTACACTAATTGAAGAACTAAAAGAATATCTAAAAACAAGAGAATACAATTTGCTCTTAAAACAAAGTTATAACGAAGTCAAAGCAAATCCTTGGTTATTTCCTGGAATGAAAAATAGGCCACTTAACATTCGTACGGCGGAAAGTATTTTCACAAATGCTGCCCAAAAGGCAAAAATCAAAAAGAAAGTCAGTTTCCATAGTCTGCGGCATGCTTTTGCGACTCATCTTTTAGAGTTGGGAACCGATTTACGAATGATCCAAACATTACTCGGACACACAAGTGTCCGAACCACACAAATTTATACCAAAGTCGCAAGAAGCCGGTTAGAAAATATCGCAAGCCCTTTGGACCGAATTCCCGCTATCACTGAAAAAAACAAACACAACTCTGACAAACAGAATGAGTATTAA
- a CDS encoding acyltransferase family protein, translated as MFLWKGLQSTWRRKEGENEALNGLRALAILSVLFFHTVPSIGMIGWENSYFIKFLHTLDSGVALFFVLSGYLISDGLKKEWNRNQKISYQQFFIKRSLRIFPAYYFYLIITYLIVTAIIQKGGENFSLNANQQGPNSSLLASYQNFKFDLMYLSDYFASYNIHTWSLSIEEKFYLFFPFIAGLFLFSLQTKNRTITLLCLYLLPLAFRVFYYILYGPNSEAFHQFHLRIDDLIAGILVMELTNNEKIRKKLDEFKYYLLGFAILIYATNFILLVSENSFYKTVLSYNFYNLSFALFLLVAILGKNEFQRYLSFAFFRPIARLSYTMYLWNLLLAPFAFQTLAKPLKQNGFVTPIQFGMATLQFFIYTFIFSMILYVLIEYPFLRWKSKLETKNQ; from the coding sequence ATGTTTTTATGGAAAGGACTACAATCAACATGGAGACGAAAAGAAGGAGAAAATGAAGCTCTCAACGGTTTGCGAGCCCTTGCAATTCTAAGTGTACTTTTTTTCCATACAGTTCCGAGTATCGGAATGATTGGTTGGGAAAATTCATATTTTATAAAATTCTTACATACTCTGGACTCAGGCGTTGCCTTATTTTTTGTTTTAAGCGGATATCTAATTTCCGATGGATTAAAAAAAGAATGGAATCGAAATCAAAAAATTAGTTACCAACAGTTTTTTATAAAACGAAGTTTAAGAATTTTTCCTGCTTATTATTTTTATCTCATCATCACCTATTTGATAGTCACAGCCATCATCCAAAAAGGTGGGGAAAATTTTTCTTTAAATGCCAACCAACAAGGACCGAACTCATCTTTACTGGCATCCTACCAAAACTTCAAATTTGATCTAATGTACCTATCCGATTATTTTGCAAGTTACAATATTCACACATGGTCACTATCAATTGAAGAAAAGTTTTATTTGTTTTTTCCTTTTATCGCAGGTTTATTTTTATTCTCCTTACAAACAAAAAATAGAACCATCACCCTTCTTTGCCTTTATCTATTACCTTTAGCTTTCCGAGTTTTTTATTATATTTTGTATGGACCAAATTCAGAGGCATTTCATCAATTTCATTTGAGAATTGACGATCTCATCGCAGGAATTCTCGTAATGGAATTAACCAACAACGAAAAAATTCGCAAAAAACTAGATGAATTCAAATACTATCTTTTGGGATTTGCCATACTCATCTATGCGACTAATTTCATTCTTTTAGTCTCAGAAAATTCATTTTATAAAACTGTTTTATCTTATAACTTTTACAACCTATCCTTCGCTCTTTTTTTGTTAGTTGCCATTTTGGGTAAAAATGAATTCCAAAGGTACCTCAGTTTTGCCTTTTTTCGACCAATTGCCAGGCTAAGTTACACCATGTATCTATGGAATTTACTTTTGGCACCATTTGCTTTCCAAACATTGGCAAAACCATTAAAACAAAATGGTTTTGTCACTCCAATTCAATTTGGAATGGCAACACTCCAATTTTTTATTTATACATTTATTTTTAGTATGATCCTTTATGTTTTGATTGAATATCCTTTTTTAAGATGGAAATCAAAACTGGAAACCAAGAATCAATGA
- the surE gene encoding 5'/3'-nucleotidase SurE produces MNLLITNDDGISSAGIKALERILGKSYQTYLIAPLKERSVTSMALTVFQGMRVERINDNHYIADGFPADCVNIGLYAEIFPKIDFVISGINRGVNMGYDVHYSGTVGAAKHGALHGIPSLAVSSGRIDPDDGYEKEAELVLSFLEKYKSQIQSGEVWNLNFPPEISGSGTLNEVVFTRLGRRRYSEKYEKKQIIEGVSEFQLNGSLLGHDEETGTDFEAYYQGKLPVTPIQLDLTEKIRLKELQSK; encoded by the coding sequence TTGAATTTACTCATTACGAATGACGACGGAATTTCTTCCGCCGGAATCAAAGCCTTAGAACGTATTCTTGGAAAATCCTATCAAACTTATCTGATTGCACCTTTGAAAGAACGTTCTGTGACATCCATGGCACTCACCGTCTTCCAGGGGATGCGTGTGGAACGAATCAATGACAACCATTATATTGCCGACGGATTTCCTGCTGATTGTGTAAACATTGGATTGTATGCAGAGATTTTTCCGAAAATTGACTTTGTCATCTCTGGGATCAACCGTGGTGTGAATATGGGATATGATGTCCATTATTCGGGAACTGTTGGTGCAGCCAAACATGGAGCCCTTCATGGGATTCCATCTCTTGCTGTGAGTTCGGGTCGGATTGATCCAGACGATGGTTATGAGAAAGAGGCAGAACTTGTTTTGTCGTTTTTGGAAAAATACAAATCGCAGATTCAGTCCGGCGAAGTATGGAATTTAAATTTCCCTCCCGAAATTTCTGGTTCAGGCACATTAAACGAAGTTGTGTTTACTCGTCTTGGTCGCCGTCGTTACTCTGAAAAGTATGAAAAAAAACAAATCATTGAAGGTGTCAGCGAATTTCAGTTAAACGGAAGTTTGCTTGGACATGATGAAGAAACAGGTACTGACTTTGAAGCCTATTACCAAGGAAAACTTCCCGTCACACCCATCCAATTGGATCTAACGGAAAAGATTCGATTAAAGGAACTACAATCTAAGTAA
- a CDS encoding DUF805 domain-containing protein: MSFQDAIKVCFQKYADFSGNAKRPEFWWWVVFCIIISAVLNMILPIIGGIFSLAVLLPSLSVGSRRLHDVGMSGWWQLIGLTGIGVLVLIYFWAQKGKN, encoded by the coding sequence ATGTCATTCCAAGATGCGATTAAGGTATGTTTTCAAAAATATGCTGATTTTAGCGGCAATGCCAAAAGGCCAGAATTTTGGTGGTGGGTTGTTTTCTGTATCATCATAAGTGCAGTACTCAACATGATTCTTCCCATCATTGGAGGAATCTTTTCTTTAGCTGTGTTGTTGCCAAGTTTGAGTGTGGGTTCACGCCGCCTTCATGATGTGGGAATGAGCGGTTGGTGGCAACTGATTGGTCTAACAGGAATTGGAGTTTTAGTGCTAATTTACTTTTGGGCCCAAAAAGGAAAAAATTAG
- the nadB gene encoding L-aspartate oxidase, producing MTRIKSDFLIIGSGVSGLFTALKLAPLGSVVVVTKKADYESNTNYAQGGIASVFDDKDKFEEHIKDTLESGAGLCDLEAVRVLVEEGPTRVRELLDLGVPFTRNQTGELDLAREGGHSKNRIIHSLDRTGSAVEQSLLDHVHANKNIQILENHACVDLITKHHLKDKDNLPLRCYGAYIVDTETGEVFPVLAKKTILATGGAGQVYLHTTNPNIATGDGVASAYRAGAIVKNMEFYQFHPTSLFHEQGNSFLISEAVRGHGGILREIGGRPFMKDYHDMGELAPRDIVARAIDDTMKKRGEPHVLLDITHRPANDIINHFPSIYERCKKLGIDITTDPIPVVPAAHYMCGGVATDLLGRTNIADLYACGETTCTGVHGGNRLASNSLLECLVFSHRIAGDIKSQGKLSYSAETDLIPDWNKEGTTNTEEWVLISHDLIEIKTIMSNYVGIVRSDMRLERALRRLKLISEEVKDYYNRTTVSLGLLELRNLVKVAELIVRSALLRKESRGLHFSTDYPEDRTPSRQDTILSHKL from the coding sequence GTGACACGAATTAAATCGGATTTTTTGATCATTGGAAGCGGGGTGAGTGGGTTATTTACTGCCCTAAAACTTGCTCCGCTTGGATCTGTAGTGGTTGTTACCAAAAAGGCAGACTACGAATCTAACACCAATTATGCGCAAGGGGGAATTGCCTCCGTTTTTGATGACAAGGATAAGTTTGAAGAACATATCAAAGATACCTTAGAATCGGGTGCTGGCCTTTGTGACCTAGAAGCCGTGCGAGTCCTTGTGGAAGAAGGACCCACGCGGGTTCGAGAACTCCTAGACCTTGGAGTTCCTTTTACCAGAAACCAAACCGGGGAACTCGATCTTGCTCGCGAGGGTGGTCATAGCAAAAACAGAATCATTCACTCTTTGGATAGAACAGGTAGCGCCGTAGAACAGTCGTTACTCGATCATGTTCATGCAAACAAAAACATCCAAATTTTAGAAAACCATGCCTGTGTGGATCTTATCACCAAACACCATTTAAAGGATAAAGACAATCTTCCCTTAAGATGTTATGGTGCTTATATTGTAGATACCGAAACAGGTGAAGTATTTCCAGTCCTTGCTAAAAAAACGATTTTAGCTACGGGTGGTGCGGGTCAGGTATATTTACACACAACCAATCCCAACATTGCGACTGGTGACGGAGTGGCGAGTGCCTACCGAGCAGGGGCCATTGTCAAAAACATGGAATTTTATCAGTTCCATCCTACTTCCCTTTTTCATGAACAAGGAAATAGTTTTTTAATTTCTGAAGCAGTTCGTGGCCATGGTGGCATCTTACGAGAGATAGGTGGTAGACCCTTTATGAAAGACTACCATGATATGGGGGAACTCGCACCAAGAGATATCGTAGCTCGTGCCATCGATGATACGATGAAAAAAAGAGGAGAACCCCATGTTCTTCTCGATATCACTCATAGACCTGCAAACGACATCATCAACCACTTCCCTTCAATTTATGAACGTTGTAAAAAACTAGGGATCGATATCACAACAGATCCAATCCCAGTGGTACCCGCCGCTCATTATATGTGTGGTGGTGTGGCAACCGATCTTCTCGGACGAACCAATATTGCAGACCTATATGCTTGTGGAGAAACCACGTGCACGGGAGTTCATGGAGGAAACCGATTGGCATCAAATAGTTTACTAGAATGCCTTGTTTTCTCTCATAGAATTGCAGGAGATATTAAGTCCCAAGGAAAACTGAGTTATTCCGCCGAAACAGATCTTATCCCTGATTGGAACAAAGAAGGGACAACCAATACAGAAGAATGGGTTCTTATTTCGCATGATTTGATTGAAATCAAAACCATTATGAGTAATTACGTGGGGATTGTGCGTTCAGATATGCGACTCGAAAGAGCACTCCGTCGTTTGAAACTAATTTCCGAAGAAGTAAAGGACTATTACAATAGGACCACTGTCTCTCTTGGGTTACTAGAACTAAGAAACTTAGTGAAAGTTGCTGAACTCATTGTTCGTTCAGCACTATTACGAAAAGAAAGTCGTGGACTTCATTTTAGTACGGACTATCCAGAAGATAGAACTCCTTCGAGACAAGATACCATTCTTTCACACAAACTTTAA